ATACTTCATCATCGACACAAATGATATAACCTTTATTCATAATCCCGTTCCCATACCGGAAAGTCTCTTCAGAAGGAGAATTGCGTCGCTTTCTCTGAAAATGTCAAGAGGTTATATCGATCGTCGCGAGAATTACTCAAAGAAGAATCCGGACTTATCTAAAAACGATTCTTTGGATCCGGGAAGAAAGATAGTTCTTTAGATCTAGTTCCGAATGTGCGATGCAAAATTGAATCCAGTTTTCCATCCGGATTTTTTTAGGATCTTCCAAGATCAAACCGGAACGAACTTCCTTTTTTTCAGCCTCTGGAAGGTCAGACACAAGTTCGGTTTGAAAAAGTTCCGGCGCGTCCCGTTTCAGAATTTCTAAAACGGAGAATCTTCGGTCCCAATCGTCCGATTTCTGATAACGAATTCCAAAAAGGGTTTTCTTCCGGGAAAGATGGAGCCGGTCGTAGGATTCGTAACCCGTGGAACGGCAATGGGTTCGACCGCCGCTTCTCTGAAAGTCCACACCTTTCAAAAACATTCTTCCGTATGCGAGTTGTTTGGCGAAAGAAACCGCGATCCCGGCCATATTGAGGGACGGATTCTCCAGAATCGGAGCCTCGGGATAGAAGAGGGCGCGTAACGTTTGATCTAAAGGATGAGTGGAAAAGTAGATCCACTTAGGATTGGGAAGATCAAAAAGATGCGCGGAACCGCCGAACCAAGTAACGATCGGAACGTCGGGGGGAAGAATGTTTCGAAAGTGAAATAACGTTCCTCGAGAAGAATCGATGCTCAAAACCATGTCCGGAACGATTCCCGAAGTGACCAGCCAACCCAGAGAAGTGTCGGAAGCGAGAAGATGAAATCGATTTCTGTTTTTAAGAATCCAATCGGTTTCTCCTTCCAAAGAAGGGCTCGCTCCGGTGAAGAGTAAGGTCTGGTCCTTGAAAAAATTCTCCTTCGCTCCCGAGATAATTCCGGAAGAATTCAAATTCTTGAATATACTCGAAACGTTTCTGACTTCGTTTCGGACCCAGATTTTTTGAAAGTAATCCTTTGCCGCCTGATTCTGGGAATTCTGTTTGAGAGAATCCAAAAAGTGAACCGTAAGATCCGGGAACTTACGCGTATAAACCGGATGTAAGAACGGAGTGACTTTGTTTGTGCCTTCTGCAAGCCAGTGGGTGAGGGGTTGTTCCAAAAAAGAATCCAAACCGAAGATCATCCGAATTTGGTGCCCTTTTTCGGAATAAGAACGTAGCAGTCGATCAAAGAATTTTTCGGCGATCGGTTTGAGAGAAGAGATCGGTTCTACGATGAGAAGATGAACCGGTGTTTCCCTTTTTTTGAGATAGGATTCAACGTGATAACCGAGCGCAAATCCAAAGATTAGAATCGTTTCTTTTGGCGATTCCGGAATCGGAATTTGTTCGGAGAGTCTTTCTCCTTCGGATGTGGGATTGAATCTAGAATGAAAAAGGAAACCCGATTGGGTTTCCTCTAAGTTCAGGGTTCCGTTTGGATTGGAAATGAGACGGTAGATAAGCGAAAGACCTCTTAGTCCTCTTTTTTCTCGGCTACTTCTTCCTCTTCGTCGTCGTCGTCGAGTTTTTCTTCCTCGTCTTCTTCGTCATCATCTTCATCCTCGTCTTCCTCATCATCCTCGTCCTCTTCTTCTTCCTCATCTTCATCGGCGTCGAGACCTTCTTCGTCTTCGTCACCATCCAAGATTGGGCGAGGAGCTTCTTCCGGGATAAAATCTTCTTCCGTATCTTCTTCTGCGATCGGAGCTTGAGGAGCTTCAAAAAGTCCGTTAAATTTAGAATAGGACGCGTTTGTGATGTTTGCTTCTTGGTCGAGTACGATTCTTTCTTCTTTTGTGAAGTAACCATACTGCACTTCTTCGCTCGCGAGTGCATACATCGCTTGAACTGCTAATTTTCTAGCTTTGATTTTTTTAGGGAGTTCTAATCTTTCGATTCGGTCCAGCGTGTGGAATCCGGCAACGGCTTTTTCATACTTGTTGCGTTTTGCGAGTTCGATGAGAGTTACGATGTCAAATTCAGGATTAAGTTGGTTCATTCGGATTCCCTGGTAGAGTCGAAAGGACGTTCAAAATACCATGAAATCAAGGGTAGAGGAGTTGTCAAACCCTTATCGTCCTCATTTCAGAGAGAACTCTTTTTTGGGATCCTCAGAAAAAAACTGTAAAATCGGTCAAATTATGTCTCATAAGGATCTTTTTTCGGGACATCCAGGCAGGTCCGTGCCATTGTTTGGACCCAACCTGAGGTTCTTGTTTATTCCTTGAATTTAGAGCCGGAACGCTTTCCTCTGGTATTATCCATGAATTCGGAACCAGATTTCCGCCTTTTCTTTCCCTCCCTTACTGGAAATTATGTAGCATTGATGAACCGATTAACCCTCTTTCTAATTTTTGCCCTTTTTGTATTCCAATGTGCGCCTTCCGAACAACCCAATTTGGGAGTTCAAAATTTTCGGGGAATCACTTTGGACGGAAAGGAGATCAAACTTTCCGAAGTTACCGCGCCCCGTTTGGTTCTGAACGTTTACGGACCGAATTGTGTCCCTTGTATCAAGGAACTTCCGGCTCTCAACTATCTCTACCAAGAAATGCAAAAGGATCCTAAGATCCAATTCTACATGGTCGTTGATCCGGCTCTTTTTTTCGACGATCCCGAAACCATGTCGGAAGAAGACTTGCTTACAAAGGCAAAACCTTTGGTGCAAGAAGAAGCTCGTAAGTTTGGAATTCAAGTTCCGATTCTTCTTATGAAAAAACCGTTTCGTGTGAGTCGATCCGATTCCATCATTACGGGAACTCCGGAAACACTTCTTTTCAAAACAAAACCTTTCGTTCTCTATTATAATTTTATTGGACCGATCAGCGAAGAGGCCAATCCGGCAAAACTCATCTCCGATCAAAAAATTCTCTTTTTCAAAAGGATGGCCGGATCTTCATGAGAAGTTTGATCGTTCGTTTTAAAGACTGCGAAGGTCCAGGAATCCTTTTGGATTCTTTGAAAGAAAGAAATTATAGAATTTCGTATCACAACGCTTACGACACGAGAATTCAACCCATCCCGGACGCACATCTGATCTTTGATCTGATCGTTTTGTTGGGAGGTCCACAATCGGTCGCGGACCCGACGCTTTTTTCTTTTTTTGAACCTTGGTTCAACTTGGTGCGTTATGCGTCATCGATGCCCAATCGAAAGGTGATCGGAATCTGTTTGGGTTCTCAGATCATCTCCAGAGCGTTAGGCGGAGAAGTAAACGTAGGCGATAAGGGCCCGGAGGTCGGTTTTTCCGAAGTGAGCGTCCAGGATTCTCATCCGGTTTTAAACGGGACTTCTTCCTTTCCCGCCTTTCATCTTCACGAGGACGTGTTTACGATTCCGAAGGGCGGCAAACATCTTCTAAAAAGCGAGATGTATCCCAATCAGATGTTTTCTGTTCAAGATCGAATCTTTGGGGTCCAGTGTCATCTGGAAGTTACGGCTCCTATGCTCCAGGTTTGGCAAGGGGTTCACGCGGATTTTATTCGTTCCGCCGGTTGGGTTCCTGGACCCGATACCGAGTCTCTGAGGTCTCAGATGGAGACGTCAGGACGTAAAATATTCAATGCGATTCTCGATCTATGAAGTTCGGGATTCCACCAGCAACAATTCAATAACGTAATACGGAAAACTGATATGATTCAAAGCATTCTCCGGGTAATCCTTGGAAGCAAATTCGAAAGAGATATAAAAAAACTCATCCCGATCGTCCAGCAGATCAATTCTTTGGAAGATTCGATGAAGGCGATGAGCGACTCAGAACTTTCTTCGCAGACGGTCCGTTTTCGAGAGAGACTCGCGAAGGGAGAAACCCTGGACGCCATTCTTCCGGAAGCGTTTGCTACGGTGAGGGAAGCTTCCCTTCGTACGATGGGAATGCGTCACTTCGACGTTCAGATGATGGGCGGGATCGCACTCCACGGCGGTAACATCGCGGAGATGAAAACCGGTGAAGGTAAAACCTTA
This is a stretch of genomic DNA from Leptospira tipperaryensis. It encodes these proteins:
- a CDS encoding type 1 glutamine amidotransferase; protein product: MRSLIVRFKDCEGPGILLDSLKERNYRISYHNAYDTRIQPIPDAHLIFDLIVLLGGPQSVADPTLFSFFEPWFNLVRYASSMPNRKVIGICLGSQIISRALGGEVNVGDKGPEVGFSEVSVQDSHPVLNGTSSFPAFHLHEDVFTIPKGGKHLLKSEMYPNQMFSVQDRIFGVQCHLEVTAPMLQVWQGVHADFIRSAGWVPGPDTESLRSQMETSGRKIFNAILDL
- a CDS encoding 6-hydroxymethylpterin diphosphokinase MptE-like protein, which translates into the protein MYRLISNPNGTLNLEETQSGFLFHSRFNPTSEGERLSEQIPIPESPKETILIFGFALGYHVESYLKKRETPVHLLIVEPISSLKPIAEKFFDRLLRSYSEKGHQIRMIFGLDSFLEQPLTHWLAEGTNKVTPFLHPVYTRKFPDLTVHFLDSLKQNSQNQAAKDYFQKIWVRNEVRNVSSIFKNLNSSGIISGAKENFFKDQTLLFTGASPSLEGETDWILKNRNRFHLLASDTSLGWLVTSGIVPDMVLSIDSSRGTLFHFRNILPPDVPIVTWFGGSAHLFDLPNPKWIYFSTHPLDQTLRALFYPEAPILENPSLNMAGIAVSFAKQLAYGRMFLKGVDFQRSGGRTHCRSTGYESYDRLHLSRKKTLFGIRYQKSDDWDRRFSVLEILKRDAPELFQTELVSDLPEAEKKEVRSGLILEDPKKIRMENWIQFCIAHSELDLKNYLSSRIQRIVFR
- a CDS encoding TlpA family protein disulfide reductase; this translates as MNSEPDFRLFFPSLTGNYVALMNRLTLFLIFALFVFQCAPSEQPNLGVQNFRGITLDGKEIKLSEVTAPRLVLNVYGPNCVPCIKELPALNYLYQEMQKDPKIQFYMVVDPALFFDDPETMSEEDLLTKAKPLVQEEARKFGIQVPILLMKKPFRVSRSDSIITGTPETLLFKTKPFVLYYNFIGPISEEANPAKLISDQKILFFKRMAGSS